Proteins from a genomic interval of Providencia stuartii:
- a CDS encoding serine/threonine protein kinase: MNNIEHSHFHFSGISPDLILDALMEAGIYPESGLTELNSYENRVYQFQDENRKRFVVKFYRPERWNRSQIQEEHDFTLELQEAELAVAAPIEFSGQTVLEFGGFMFAVFPSIGGRQYETDNLFQLEDVGRLLGRIHQVGKKNNFTFRPTLGIAEYLEQPRHIMAQSELISPRWKPAFIESLDRLIEQTKRLWPTELAAIRLQGDCHPGNILWRDEAWLVDFDDARNGPAVQDLWMLLNGSRQEQLIQLDTLLEAYNEFCDFDVKELKLIEPLRAMRMVHYLGWIIRRWQDPAFPKAFSWLQDDDFWQKQSIEFALQVERLQEAPLQLNSQF, from the coding sequence ATGAATAATATTGAACATTCTCATTTTCATTTTAGTGGCATCTCTCCTGACCTGATCCTTGATGCACTCATGGAAGCGGGTATCTACCCTGAATCAGGCCTGACCGAGCTTAATAGCTATGAAAATCGGGTTTACCAGTTTCAGGACGAAAACCGTAAACGGTTTGTGGTGAAGTTTTATCGACCAGAACGTTGGAACCGCTCACAAATTCAAGAAGAGCATGATTTTACGCTTGAATTACAAGAGGCTGAATTAGCTGTTGCTGCTCCCATCGAATTTTCAGGGCAAACCGTATTGGAATTCGGTGGTTTCATGTTTGCTGTTTTTCCAAGTATTGGTGGGCGTCAATATGAAACTGATAACTTATTTCAGCTTGAAGATGTTGGACGCTTATTAGGCCGGATCCACCAAGTGGGCAAGAAAAACAACTTCACGTTTCGTCCTACATTAGGCATTGCCGAGTATCTCGAGCAACCTAGGCACATCATGGCTCAGAGTGAATTGATTTCACCAAGATGGAAACCGGCATTCATTGAATCACTCGACAGATTGATAGAGCAGACGAAACGGCTTTGGCCAACGGAATTGGCTGCAATACGCTTACAGGGGGATTGCCACCCCGGCAATATTTTGTGGCGTGATGAGGCTTGGCTGGTGGATTTTGATGATGCGCGTAATGGCCCTGCGGTGCAAGATTTATGGATGCTGTTAAATGGCTCTCGTCAGGAACAGTTAATTCAGTTGGACACGCTACTGGAAGCCTATAATGAATTTTGTGATTTTGATGTCAAAGAACTGAAATTGATCGAGCCACTCAGAGCGATGCGAATGGTGCATTATTTGGGATGGATCATTCGTCGCTGGCAAGATCCTGCTTTTCCAAAGGCGTTTTCATGGTTACAAGATGATGATTTCTGGCAAAAACAATCAATCGAATTTGCTTTGCAAGTTGAACGATTGCAAGAAGCCCCTTTGCAGTTGAACTCTCAATTTTAA
- the mobB gene encoding molybdopterin-guanine dinucleotide biosynthesis protein MobB, with protein MNQKSLPLLGITAYSGTGKTTLLKKVIPLLRQRHLRVGLVKHTHHDMDVDKPGKDSYELRKAGADQTLVASQKRWALMTETPDNEEELDLHYLASRFDPHSLDLILVEGFKHEAINKIALFRAEVGKPLDGLIDQHVIAVASNQIIDTVLPQLDINNPEQIADYIVSWWQKSQ; from the coding sequence ATGAACCAAAAATCTCTACCTCTACTGGGTATCACGGCCTACAGTGGTACTGGCAAAACAACGCTATTAAAAAAAGTGATCCCATTACTACGGCAACGTCACCTCCGTGTCGGCTTAGTCAAGCACACGCATCACGATATGGATGTTGATAAACCGGGTAAAGACAGTTATGAATTGCGTAAAGCAGGTGCCGACCAAACACTCGTCGCCAGCCAAAAACGTTGGGCGCTCATGACGGAAACGCCAGATAATGAAGAAGAATTAGACCTACATTACCTCGCGAGCCGTTTTGATCCACACTCACTGGATCTCATTTTAGTGGAAGGTTTTAAGCATGAGGCGATCAATAAGATCGCTCTGTTTAGAGCTGAGGTGGGCAAACCCCTCGATGGCTTAATTGATCAACATGTGATTGCTGTAGCAAGTAATCAAATTATTGATACTGTCTTACCGCAACTGGATATTAACAATCCTGAACAGATCGCTGACTACATTGTTTCTTGGTGGCAAAAAAGCCAATAA
- a CDS encoding SDR family oxidoreductase, with the protein MERLFSPTAFQGQVVLVTGGAQGIGLAIVEAFAQLGACVMMADLQLQKAQAAAASLVAKGFNVQAEGCDCAQRQQITALIAKIECQYHRLDVVVHNAAYFPLTEFMQIDEALLQQTLSVNLMAPFYLAQAAQPIMQRQGGGRILITSSVTGPRVAYPGLTHYAASKAGVNGFIKSAALELAPFGITVNGVEPGMIRTPAMANLGDDQLNQNIARAVPLGRLGEPEDIAAAMVFLASQAAGYITGQTIVVDGGALLPETVL; encoded by the coding sequence ATGGAACGCTTATTTTCTCCAACTGCATTTCAAGGGCAGGTCGTGCTAGTTACTGGTGGAGCTCAAGGTATTGGTTTAGCGATTGTTGAAGCCTTTGCTCAATTAGGGGCTTGCGTGATGATGGCTGATTTGCAGTTACAAAAGGCGCAAGCAGCCGCAGCTTCATTGGTCGCAAAAGGGTTTAACGTTCAAGCGGAAGGTTGTGACTGTGCACAGCGGCAACAAATCACCGCTTTGATAGCCAAAATAGAGTGCCAATATCATCGATTAGATGTTGTGGTACACAATGCCGCCTATTTTCCGCTAACAGAATTTATGCAAATAGATGAGGCGTTATTACAACAGACACTCAGTGTTAATTTAATGGCGCCTTTTTATTTGGCTCAAGCGGCTCAACCGATTATGCAAAGGCAGGGCGGTGGACGTATTTTAATCACCTCATCTGTCACTGGCCCTAGAGTTGCTTATCCAGGACTTACGCATTATGCGGCCTCTAAAGCGGGGGTTAATGGTTTTATTAAGTCAGCTGCATTGGAGTTAGCGCCTTTTGGGATCACGGTAAATGGCGTTGAACCGGGAATGATCCGTACACCTGCCATGGCCAATTTAGGGGATGACCAACTTAATCAAAATATAGCTAGGGCAGTGCCTCTCGGCCGTTTAGGTGAACCAGAGGATATTGCTGCTGCGATGGTATTTTTAGCCTCGCAAGCCGCAGGCTATATTACGGGACAGACGATTGTCGTTGATGGTGGGGCATTACTGCCTGAAACTGTTTTGTAG
- the polA gene encoding DNA polymerase I, whose protein sequence is MAQIAENPLILVDGSSYLYRAYHAFPPLTNSAGEPTGAMYGVLNMLRSLIMQYQPSHVAVVFDAKGKTFRDELFESYKSHRPPMPDDLREQIAPLHEMVEAMGLPLLVVSGVEADDVIGTLARQASQKGIPVLISTGDKDMAQLVEPNITLINTMTNTILGPQEVVDKYGVPPELIIDFLALMGDSSDNIPGVPGVGEKTALALLQGIGSLEKIYDSLDEIAALGFRGSKTLAPKMEENREVAFLSYQLATIKTDVELDKSCEELAITKPNAEKLHQLFSRYEFKRWLADVENGTWMEGKSAKSSAAASKTEKKIEAVMSAPTLSAENYQTILEKADLDSWVEKLASASLFAFDTETDSLDTQEAHLVGMSFAIEPGYAAYLPLGHDYLDAPAQLPLNDVLAVLKPILESEKILKVGQNLKYDAEVLLNYDIELKGIEFDTMLESYVLNSVAGMGRHDMDSLAERHLNHKTVSFEEIAGKGKKQLTFNQIALEQAANYAAEDADVTLLLHQALYPQLEAEPKLNKVFREIEMPLVPVLVRMERKGVLIDAAVLAAQSKEITARLAELEKEAFELAGEEFNLASPKQLQAILFEKLQLPVVKKTPSGAPSTNEEVLEELALNHALPKLLLEHRSLAKLKSTYTDKLPLMISPQTQRVHTSYHQAVTATGRLSSRDPNLQNIPVRTEEGRRIRQAFIARQGYKVVAADYSQIELRIMAHLSQDKGLLTAFAEGKDIHRATASEVFGVPLDEVTSDQRRSAKAINFGLIYGMSAFGLARQLGIPRGEAQRYMDLYFERYPGVLRYMENTRHQASEQGYVETLEGRRLYLADIKSSNGMRRKAAEREAINAPMQGTAADIIKKAMIAVDAWLQTEKPHADMLMQVHDELVFEVKESALDSVTAKIRELMEQSMQLDVPLKVDVGIGDNWDEAH, encoded by the coding sequence ATGGCTCAGATAGCAGAAAATCCTCTTATATTGGTAGATGGCTCATCTTACCTATACCGCGCTTATCATGCATTTCCACCTCTGACTAACAGTGCAGGCGAACCGACAGGCGCCATGTATGGTGTGCTCAATATGTTGCGTAGCTTGATTATGCAATATCAGCCAAGCCATGTGGCTGTCGTCTTTGATGCCAAGGGAAAAACATTTCGTGATGAACTGTTTGAAAGTTATAAATCACACCGTCCTCCCATGCCGGATGATTTGCGTGAGCAAATAGCACCACTGCACGAAATGGTAGAAGCAATGGGGTTACCATTATTGGTGGTTTCTGGGGTAGAAGCTGATGACGTGATTGGTACTCTTGCAAGACAAGCGAGTCAAAAAGGGATCCCTGTCTTGATCAGTACTGGTGATAAAGATATGGCGCAGTTGGTTGAACCCAATATTACGCTGATCAATACCATGACCAATACGATATTAGGGCCACAGGAAGTGGTTGATAAATATGGTGTACCACCTGAATTGATTATCGACTTTTTGGCTTTAATGGGGGATTCTTCTGATAACATCCCAGGGGTTCCGGGGGTTGGCGAAAAAACAGCGCTTGCCTTATTACAGGGGATCGGCAGTTTAGAGAAGATTTATGATTCTTTAGATGAGATTGCGGCGCTTGGATTTAGAGGCTCAAAAACACTTGCCCCTAAAATGGAAGAAAATCGAGAAGTTGCATTCCTCTCTTATCAACTTGCAACCATTAAAACGGATGTTGAGTTAGACAAAAGCTGTGAAGAGCTTGCCATTACCAAACCAAATGCAGAAAAACTTCATCAATTGTTTAGCCGCTATGAATTTAAACGTTGGTTAGCCGATGTCGAAAATGGCACTTGGATGGAGGGGAAAAGCGCGAAGAGTAGTGCAGCAGCAAGTAAAACAGAAAAGAAAATTGAAGCTGTCATGTCTGCTCCGACACTGAGTGCGGAAAATTACCAAACGATCTTAGAAAAAGCAGATTTAGATAGTTGGGTAGAAAAATTAGCGTCAGCATCTCTATTTGCTTTTGATACTGAAACCGACAGTTTAGATACTCAAGAAGCTCACTTAGTCGGCATGTCCTTTGCGATTGAACCTGGTTATGCGGCTTATCTACCCTTAGGTCATGATTATCTCGATGCACCAGCTCAACTGCCATTAAATGATGTTTTGGCTGTATTAAAGCCGATACTGGAAAGTGAAAAAATCTTGAAAGTAGGGCAAAACTTAAAATATGACGCTGAGGTGTTACTCAATTACGATATTGAGCTTAAAGGTATTGAATTCGACACGATGTTGGAGTCGTATGTACTCAACAGCGTTGCGGGCATGGGGCGCCATGATATGGATAGCCTCGCAGAACGCCATCTTAACCATAAAACCGTCTCTTTCGAAGAAATCGCTGGAAAGGGCAAAAAGCAACTGACATTCAATCAAATTGCGTTGGAACAAGCGGCGAATTACGCAGCAGAAGATGCCGATGTGACTTTGCTACTCCATCAAGCTCTGTATCCACAGCTAGAAGCTGAGCCTAAGTTGAATAAAGTTTTCCGTGAAATCGAAATGCCTTTAGTGCCTGTTCTTGTCAGAATGGAGCGTAAAGGGGTATTAATCGATGCGGCGGTGCTAGCGGCTCAATCGAAAGAGATCACTGCACGTTTGGCGGAATTGGAGAAAGAGGCTTTTGAGCTTGCGGGTGAAGAGTTCAATCTTGCGTCACCAAAACAACTACAAGCGATTCTCTTTGAGAAACTGCAATTACCTGTTGTGAAGAAAACGCCAAGCGGCGCACCTTCCACCAATGAAGAAGTCCTTGAAGAGTTAGCACTGAATCACGCATTGCCTAAGTTATTACTTGAACATCGGAGTCTTGCAAAACTGAAGTCAACCTATACAGATAAGTTGCCGTTGATGATCAGCCCGCAAACTCAACGGGTACACACCTCGTATCACCAAGCAGTGACAGCGACAGGGCGTTTATCGTCTCGTGACCCTAACTTGCAAAATATCCCTGTTAGAACGGAAGAAGGCCGTCGTATTCGACAGGCTTTCATTGCACGTCAGGGCTATAAGGTTGTGGCGGCGGACTATTCGCAAATCGAATTACGGATTATGGCTCACTTATCACAAGATAAGGGGTTGTTAACTGCATTTGCGGAAGGTAAGGATATTCACCGTGCAACGGCATCTGAAGTATTTGGTGTGCCTTTGGATGAAGTGACGAGTGATCAGCGTCGTAGCGCAAAAGCAATTAACTTTGGTTTGATTTATGGCATGAGCGCATTTGGATTAGCGCGCCAATTGGGGATCCCTCGTGGTGAAGCGCAACGCTATATGGACCTCTATTTTGAGCGTTACCCAGGCGTGTTGCGTTATATGGAAAATACACGCCATCAAGCCTCTGAACAAGGCTATGTTGAAACTCTAGAAGGACGTCGTCTGTATCTGGCGGATATTAAATCAAGCAATGGTATGCGCCGAAAAGCGGCTGAACGTGAGGCGATCAACGCACCTATGCAAGGAACGGCAGCCGATATCATCAAGAAAGCGATGATCGCGGTGGATGCTTGGTTACAGACCGAAAAACCACATGCTGACATGCTCATGCAAGTACATGATGAATTGGTTTTTGAAGTCAAAGAGTCAGCGCTTGATAGTGTGACCGCCAAAATACGTGAGTTGATGGAACAAAGTATGCAACTTGATGTACCGTTGAAGGTTGATGTCGGTATTGGCGATAACTGGGATGAAGCCCACTAG
- the tolC gene encoding outer membrane channel protein TolC, translated as MNKIIKLFILISSIIIGFNCNAEDLLDIYKITKDNNPTLKKTESERYQAYKKIDEERSSLLPQLKLNANSSYKNKDETDNNKNIKNSALSLQMTQAIIDSSQWKSLSIQEKQAAISDINYQISQQDLLLETAISYFNILKSIDALTYIKAHKLAVYHQLDQTTQRFNVGLTTITDVQNARANYDSIIAQEVIGYNELKNSVEILRKISGVRYTQLAKLNINKLQLAKPDNITFLLENARMKNLSLLKSRLIQEISNDKISLAKSGHLPIVTLEASTAINNTRLDKNNIENQHRIHNHSGKNNAALSLNLPIYQGNTVNSQVKQAQYGFQAATEQLESDYRNVTQQVSSSYNNILSSISSIKAYKQLIISTQSSLDATEAGYQVGTRTIVDMLSATSALYQSKKNLSNAQYDYLTNQLKMEYLQGSLNENSIQRINKMLGNEISIDEPTRQ; from the coding sequence ATGAATAAAATAATTAAATTATTTATTTTAATAAGCTCAATAATTATAGGTTTTAATTGTAACGCAGAGGATTTATTGGATATTTATAAAATAACGAAAGATAACAACCCCACATTAAAAAAAACAGAAAGTGAGCGTTATCAAGCCTATAAAAAAATAGATGAAGAGCGTAGCTCATTACTACCTCAATTAAAATTAAACGCGAATTCAAGCTATAAAAACAAGGATGAAACAGATAATAATAAAAATATTAAAAACTCCGCATTATCCCTACAAATGACACAAGCTATAATCGATAGTTCCCAGTGGAAATCACTATCTATTCAAGAAAAACAGGCCGCTATTTCAGATATTAACTATCAAATAAGCCAGCAAGATCTTCTTTTAGAAACGGCTATCTCTTACTTTAATATCTTAAAGTCTATTGATGCCCTCACTTACATAAAAGCCCATAAACTCGCGGTTTATCATCAGTTAGATCAAACCACACAACGCTTTAATGTAGGGCTAACGACCATCACTGACGTGCAAAATGCGAGAGCTAATTATGACAGCATCATTGCTCAAGAGGTTATAGGTTACAACGAATTGAAGAATTCAGTTGAAATATTAAGAAAAATTAGTGGCGTTCGATATACTCAATTAGCAAAACTCAATATTAATAAGTTACAACTCGCCAAACCCGATAATATCACCTTTCTACTTGAAAATGCTCGAATGAAAAACCTTAGCTTATTAAAATCTCGCCTGATACAAGAAATATCAAATGATAAGATATCCCTCGCCAAAAGCGGGCATTTACCTATAGTCACTTTAGAAGCTTCTACAGCCATCAATAACACTCGGCTAGACAAGAATAATATCGAAAACCAACATCGAATACATAACCATTCAGGGAAAAATAATGCAGCCCTCTCGTTAAATTTACCAATCTATCAAGGAAATACGGTTAATTCCCAAGTTAAGCAAGCTCAGTATGGTTTTCAGGCAGCAACAGAGCAACTTGAAAGTGATTATCGCAACGTCACCCAGCAAGTTAGCTCTTCATACAATAATATATTGTCGTCGATAAGTAGTATTAAAGCCTATAAGCAACTAATCATTTCGACACAAAGCTCATTAGATGCCACAGAAGCGGGTTATCAAGTAGGAACGCGCACTATTGTCGATATGCTGTCTGCCACTTCCGCCCTCTATCAGTCAAAAAAAAATTTATCGAATGCCCAATATGATTATTTAACCAACCAATTAAAAATGGAATATTTACAAGGCTCCTTAAACGAAAATAGCATTCAGCGTATCAATAAAATGCTAGGCAATGAAATATCCATTGATGAACCAACAAGGCAATAA
- the ppiA gene encoding peptidylprolyl isomerase A: MLKRIFVPLLAVCAISASSLALAAGETYVKLVTSAGNIELELNDKKAPVTTENFLQYVNEGYYNGTTFHRVIPGFMIQGGGFNKDLQQKQTRGPIKNEADNGLRNLRGTISMARTANKDSATSQFFINVADNAFLDHGQRDFGYAVFGKVVKGMDVVDKISKVKTENVGPYQNVPVEPISIISAEVIKKP; this comes from the coding sequence ATGTTAAAACGAATTTTTGTGCCTTTACTCGCGGTCTGTGCTATCAGCGCGTCTTCTCTGGCATTAGCTGCGGGTGAAACCTATGTCAAATTAGTGACTTCCGCGGGAAACATTGAATTAGAACTGAATGATAAAAAAGCACCCGTAACCACTGAAAACTTCCTTCAATATGTGAATGAAGGTTATTACAACGGGACCACGTTCCACCGTGTTATTCCTGGTTTTATGATTCAAGGCGGCGGTTTTAACAAAGATCTTCAGCAAAAGCAGACACGTGGCCCCATTAAAAATGAAGCAGACAACGGTCTACGTAATTTGCGTGGAACGATTTCGATGGCTCGTACAGCGAATAAAGACAGTGCGACCAGCCAGTTTTTTATCAACGTTGCTGATAATGCCTTCTTAGACCATGGCCAGCGTGACTTTGGTTATGCCGTTTTTGGTAAGGTTGTTAAAGGAATGGATGTGGTTGATAAAATTTCTAAAGTGAAAACCGAAAACGTTGGCCCATACCAAAATGTGCCCGTTGAGCCAATCTCTATCATTTCTGCTGAAGTGATCAAAAAGCCATAA
- the mobA gene encoding molybdenum cofactor guanylyltransferase MobA yields MLDKQSITGVILAGGLGRRMGGVDKGLISLRGKPLYQHILERLQPQVGKLAINANRNQECYQQSGFPVISDLNADFAGPLAGMQAGLHHATTEWLLFVPCDVPDFPLTLASTLFQSKGDSLACYANDTVRDHPTFALLHRSLAPSLDEYLAKGERKLMLFMREVAAKCVIFPPQSGSFANLNTPEDSRNWEQQQKES; encoded by the coding sequence ATGTTAGATAAGCAATCAATAACCGGTGTGATACTCGCTGGTGGGCTAGGCCGCCGTATGGGGGGGGTCGATAAAGGTTTAATATCACTTCGCGGTAAACCGCTTTATCAACATATTCTTGAACGCCTTCAGCCTCAGGTCGGAAAACTGGCGATCAATGCGAATCGTAACCAAGAATGCTACCAACAAAGTGGTTTTCCTGTTATTTCTGATCTCAATGCGGATTTCGCCGGACCATTAGCTGGCATGCAGGCTGGATTACATCATGCGACAACAGAATGGTTATTATTTGTTCCTTGTGATGTTCCTGATTTTCCGCTCACACTAGCTTCAACCCTGTTTCAATCAAAAGGCGATAGCCTCGCTTGTTATGCTAATGATACAGTACGTGATCATCCGACTTTTGCCTTACTCCATCGTTCTTTAGCACCTTCGTTGGATGAATATCTCGCAAAAGGGGAACGAAAATTAATGTTATTTATGCGGGAAGTTGCAGCAAAATGTGTAATTTTCCCTCCACAATCTGGCTCTTTTGCTAATTTAAACACACCAGAAGATAGCCGCAACTGGGAACAGCAACAAAAAGAATCATGA
- the agaR gene encoding transcriptional repressor AgaR, with protein MSTDTVKRRECIMDMLCQEGSVRVDALSKQFNVSSVTIRNDLRYLEKKGCALRSYGGAMVNHKFAFDRPLQVKGRMDREIKTRIAKKAAEFVHDGDSLIIDSGSTTAEIVPFLKQHRDLVVMTNALNIAYELAGFDSVDVMVLGGHVRKNSYSLYGPAAEQQLSQYRFDTLFLGVDGFDLEAGITTPNSGEAHLNRVMCDVAHQIIAVADGTKFGRKSFCLIREARLIHRLITDSRIPLHYRQALTAFGVEVIVVDE; from the coding sequence ATGAGTACAGATACCGTAAAAAGGCGTGAATGCATCATGGATATGTTGTGCCAAGAAGGGAGTGTACGTGTCGATGCGTTAAGCAAACAATTTAATGTTTCTAGCGTCACTATTCGTAATGATTTACGTTATCTGGAAAAAAAAGGGTGTGCCTTGCGCTCTTATGGTGGAGCAATGGTCAATCATAAATTTGCTTTCGATAGACCGTTACAGGTCAAGGGGCGCATGGACCGTGAAATTAAAACTCGTATCGCTAAAAAAGCGGCGGAGTTTGTTCATGATGGGGATTCTCTCATCATTGATTCAGGTTCAACCACAGCCGAAATTGTTCCTTTTCTAAAACAGCACCGTGATTTAGTCGTGATGACTAATGCTCTCAATATCGCATACGAACTGGCCGGTTTCGACAGCGTAGATGTTATGGTTCTTGGCGGACACGTGCGCAAAAATTCTTATTCTCTTTATGGGCCAGCTGCTGAACAGCAGTTATCGCAATATCGTTTTGATACTTTGTTTCTTGGCGTGGATGGCTTTGATCTTGAAGCAGGGATCACGACGCCGAATAGCGGAGAAGCACATCTAAACCGTGTGATGTGTGATGTTGCTCATCAAATTATTGCCGTGGCAGATGGAACTAAATTTGGACGTAAGAGTTTTTGTTTAATACGCGAAGCTAGACTGATCCATCGTCTTATTACTGATAGCCGCATTCCACTTCATTATCGCCAAGCTTTGACGGCATTTGGTGTAGAAGTCATTGTTGTTGATGAATAA
- a CDS encoding YihD family protein, translating into MKCHRLNEVIELLHPVWKDNSDLNLVELLQKLADEAGFKGPLSDLTDDVLIYHLKMRDKSSDEAIPGLKKDYEEDFKTALLRARGIIKD; encoded by the coding sequence ATGAAATGCCATCGTTTAAATGAAGTTATTGAGCTTCTACATCCTGTATGGAAGGACAATTCAGATCTGAACTTAGTGGAATTACTGCAAAAACTTGCAGATGAGGCGGGTTTTAAAGGCCCTTTATCTGACCTCACGGATGATGTGCTGATATATCATCTGAAAATGCGTGATAAAAGCAGTGATGAAGCTATACCTGGTTTGAAAAAAGATTATGAAGAAGACTTCAAAACCGCGTTACTGCGGGCTCGTGGTATCATAAAAGATTAA
- the yihA gene encoding ribosome biogenesis GTP-binding protein YihA/YsxC, giving the protein MTIKNHNYHMTKFVISAPDIRHLPKDTGIEVAFAGRSNAGKSSALNALTQQKSLARTSKTPGRTQLINLFEVEEGIRLVDLPGYGYAEVPEEMKRKWQKALGEYLQKRECIKGLVVLMDIRHPLKDLDMQMIEWSIAMEIPVLVLLTKADKLASGARKKQLMEVRQTLQPLGGDVEVEYFSALKKIGIDKLRIKLDSWYSTPV; this is encoded by the coding sequence ATGACAATCAAAAACCATAACTATCACATGACAAAATTTGTCATCAGTGCGCCCGATATCCGTCATCTACCAAAAGATACCGGTATCGAAGTTGCCTTTGCTGGCCGCTCCAATGCAGGAAAATCTAGCGCATTGAACGCGCTGACACAGCAAAAAAGCTTAGCCCGTACCAGTAAAACACCGGGACGCACTCAATTAATCAATCTATTTGAAGTCGAAGAAGGCATTCGTCTTGTTGACTTACCGGGCTACGGTTATGCCGAAGTGCCTGAAGAGATGAAGCGCAAGTGGCAAAAAGCACTCGGCGAATATCTGCAAAAAAGAGAATGCATTAAAGGCTTGGTGGTATTGATGGACATTCGCCACCCCCTGAAAGACCTAGATATGCAAATGATTGAGTGGTCTATCGCGATGGAAATTCCTGTTTTAGTGCTCCTCACGAAAGCTGATAAACTCGCGTCTGGTGCACGGAAAAAACAATTAATGGAAGTTCGTCAAACATTACAACCATTAGGGGGTGATGTGGAAGTCGAATATTTTTCCGCACTGAAAAAGATTGGTATTGATAAATTACGTATCAAACTCGATAGCTGGTACAGCACACCCGTTTAA
- the dsbA gene encoding thiol:disulfide interchange protein DsbA, which produces MKRIMLALIGIAMSFGAAAANYSEGKEYTEIKQPVQNLPQVLEFFSFYCPHCYQFENVYKVPQTVEKNLPEGVKMERYHVDFLGPLGPNLTQAWAVAMVLKVEDKVTPILFEGIQKTQSIHTPEDIRNAFIKAGVSGEEYDAALNSFVVKSLVSKQQNAAQDLKLRGVPAMFVDGKYQIRNNGIAVENAADYGKEFSNVVNYLINKK; this is translated from the coding sequence ATGAAAAGAATCATGTTGGCTTTAATTGGTATTGCCATGTCATTTGGGGCTGCTGCCGCAAATTACTCTGAAGGTAAAGAATATACGGAGATCAAACAACCCGTACAAAACCTGCCACAGGTATTAGAGTTTTTCTCTTTTTATTGCCCACATTGCTATCAGTTTGAAAATGTCTATAAAGTACCGCAGACAGTAGAAAAAAATCTGCCTGAAGGCGTGAAAATGGAACGCTATCATGTTGATTTCTTAGGCCCGTTAGGTCCAAATCTGACCCAAGCTTGGGCTGTGGCGATGGTATTAAAAGTTGAAGACAAAGTGACACCTATTCTGTTCGAAGGTATCCAAAAAACGCAATCTATTCATACACCAGAAGATATTCGTAACGCCTTCATTAAGGCTGGTGTGAGTGGTGAAGAATATGATGCTGCGTTGAACAGCTTTGTCGTCAAATCACTGGTGTCTAAACAGCAGAATGCTGCGCAAGATCTGAAGCTACGTGGAGTTCCAGCGATGTTTGTTGATGGCAAATATCAAATCCGTAATAACGGGATTGCGGTAGAGAATGCGGCTGATTATGGAAAAGAGTTCTCCAATGTTGTGAACTATTTGATCAACAAAAAATAG